The Malaclemys terrapin pileata isolate rMalTer1 chromosome 7, rMalTer1.hap1, whole genome shotgun sequence nucleotide sequence GGTACCAACATCCTCATGAGGTGAAGCCCCCCACCAATATCAATCCACCAGTATGCATCTGTGAAGTCAGATGTTACCATAGGTACCAATTGCCCCACATTTTTCTTGGGACATATACTACCCCAACTCCTCTCTGCACCAGTGGGGGACTTTGGGGCCTCTTTGGCAAAGCAAGCCAACAGCAAAGCATGTAACATCAAAAGTACCAGTCTTCCCGTGGAGCAGGTATTGCCCCCAATCTCTCTGTCCTGCACTAGTGGGGAGTGGCAGAGGCTTTTTCAGCAACACGGGCCTGAGGTATAGAAATTTCCCCCTATCTGGGGGCAGAGACCCCTTCTAATCCTTCATGAAGCAAATAATGCCCCCCAAATTCCCTGTCTTTGCACCAGTAGGGAGTTACTGGAGTTCTTTTGGCAGTATAAGTCCATAATGCAATGTGACCTAAAAGGTGCTGACTGCATCAGTCCTCACTCCCCATGGGGCAGATACTCTCCATAACCCGctgccccccatacacacaccagTGGAGAGATGAAGGGGTTGTTTCAGGTACTGTTGCGGAGTGCAACATCAACAAAGGTACTGACTGCTCCCAACCCCCCTTTCACGGAGCATTTACTTTCTTCCACCAGCAAGTGGGTAAACATCCACTTTAAACTTCCTGGGGCAGATACTGCCTTAATCCATATTCTTCTGCCACAGTAAGGAGCTGTGTGAGGTCTCTTTCAGCAGTATGGATGCATGGAATAGTACACTGACAAAGGTATtcaccccatcccacctcacctcTTCAAGGAGCACACCCCGCCCTCAATTCAACCCCTATACCTGCTGGAGCTGTGAGGTCTCTTCAATTGGTACAGGCAGGTGATGAAGTGTGACATCAAAGGTGCCAACAGCATCTAACATCCCTCCAGTCCTTCACTGTGACAGTGCGGTCTTtgtgggtgtgtggaggtgctCTTCCAAGGGGAGAAGAATGCAGAAATAGGACACAACCATTGCAGCAGCCAGAAGGTTGAGGGGAAGAGTAAAGGAGCAGAGATCTCACACAACCTGGTCACTGCCAGGAGAATCAGAGGGTGACATGGATAGAGGAAGGATAGCAACCAAAGGAGGAAATATGGGGTCATATTTTGGATGGTGGAGCCATCAGGCAGAGTTCAAGGGATAGTGGAAAGATAGTTTCCTTTTATATCAGTCTGACCAATATGTTTACTCCTCTGGCTCTTTGGAGTCTGGTAACATTTTCAAGTGAACATAGGAGTGTATGGGCAGGAGAGATTAATGGGGTAAATTGGACAAGACAATACAGTCTGAGGATTTAGGTTGCAGGGCAAGAGAGAAGGTCTAATAAAGCAGTAGAGATGAGTGAATAGTATTCACAATTATTGTTCCAGCTTCACTGGAATTTGGCAGACTTTATAATCATTATAGTCAACTGTTTGACTATGATCTGATGAATGCTGCTGAAATTCATTGAACAATATATCTGAAATTATCGGCTACTCCATCAGCTCCAGTAACATAATTATTACATAAAATGATTTAAGTTCTGGAGCTAAACATAACACACATAATTACTGTTGCTTtatattgaaatatatatattgcttTATATTACTGTTGCTTTACGGTAGCACAGGCATTTATCTCTAGCTGTTAGGCTTAGATGTAGGGTTAGTACCTGTCAGGTACATTTCCCTAAGCCTTAGATAATGCCCTCAAAGGTGGATATATTCTCATAAGTGCACCCTGCACCATCAGGCTGTTCATGAGCCTATTGTCAAATACATCATTTCCAAGTTGCCAACACCTCTCTACTTGTCCTGGAATACTAGTGATGTGGGCCAGTGAGTGAGTGAGGTACTGTTGAAGCCAACCGCCCTACTTCTCCCCTGCATAAAAATTCCTTTTATATCCTGCGCCACTTGCTAATGTCCCGGAGCCGTCGTCATGTGTGACACTTATATGGGAACATTTAATGGAcatcccaccaccacccctttcCCTTATGTAGGAGCTGTACATTGAGTGAGATACATTAGCGATGGTATCTCAGGGCCAGTAACCAATACTGCACGCTTTTCAGCTTCATGCCACCTTTGAATGCCTCATTCCTCAAATTACTTGTATAATCAAAGGCAATTACTCTGCTCTCTGGGACGCACAATCATGGAGCAGGGGTTGGTATTCCTTTCCCTTGCATCTGCAGAGCTGTTTCAAGTGATATGGACCTCCACCAAATGCAGTGTGTGTAACCATTTCTCCTTCACCAGTGTAAATGCCCCTTCCAGGCCCAGCCTCTGTGCCCATgcagctgttcttaaaaacaatACCATAACAGCCAATCAACTACAGTTCTTTTGGGGCCCATATACACCTGTATCATCCCAGCACTTCTAGGGGATTGCACAACTTTGAAGGGCTGGCCAAAGCCCATAATCCAGGGTAATGAAAGGCAACAGACTTCCTTGCCTCAAGGGCTTGGGAGCAGCTCTATCCCCAGATCCTAGCAGGGGGATAGCAGTAGCTTTCTGTGTTAGTGCTGTCTCTTCCCCCTTTCCTCTCATTTCCTTTTAGCTATCCTTCTCTTTTGGTGCTATATTATTTCCTTTATCACTTTTTTACTGCCTTTTTGTTTGTCTATTTGCAAAGAGCTCCATGCAGCCTCCCTTTCCTCTAAATATACACTTCGTGGCACAGGCAAATATCCCTTAATCGACCCCTTGCCCTTCCTCAGAGGGGTTTAACTTCCTCTCACTTCCAGCATGGTGTCTTAGGAGAAAATAATTTTCCTAATCCAAATATTGTGGCTAAAAAGGGCCCCCTCACCCACATCAAATACCCCTAGCTTTTCATCCACTATATTCTAATATTCTGTGGCAGACTTCCCAGCTTCCTGACTGAATCAAATGATCCCAATGTACTCAGTCGTGTCTGCACATGAGCTGTATGTTCCTTCTGAATGTTATAAAGTTCTTCATCCAGGGCAAGGTGATGAAAGGCATAATTTCCAGGACCTAATATTAAATACAACATACTCTCTCCATATTGTGTGCTGCCTGTTGCTGCAGTTGGGTTACCCTTCTCTCCCCAGGGCCCAGCTCAGCTTTGCAGTGCCTGAGTGTGCCTTGGACTCATTTCAGAGTGTGGTGTTGTGGAACAATAACATCTCTAATTGCATAGTTATTTTCCCTTCCTATTGAGGTAAATAAGGCCTCTTACACATGGGTCCCAAGAAAAAACTCCAAGTGTCACCTGTTGTATGGGCTAGATTTGAGTGACCTAGACTCGCCGTTGATTGTGACCCGATTAACTGTAACCGACAGAACCTGTGTGTACTAGTGCCACTGGAGGCATGGCCTATTAACTTTTTCTTCACTGTAAATAATAATCCCTTCCCTGTGCTATGCCTTGCACAGCCTGATTTTGAGGATGGAGAGGGATCTCAATTTTGGTGTTGTCAGCTGCAGTTTTTCCCTTCAAAGGATCTtgccagcccttctccccaaAGCTTTGGCCTAGGGCTTGATGTTTTGGGCTCAGGCCTGAACCCAAGTCCCCCATTTAGCATGAGAACCCTTCGCTGTGGCCCTCTGCATTTTCGTACTGATTTGCTAATACTGTTGCTGAATGTCTTATCCTCAAAGGTTGTGTAGCAATGTTGCTGCTTTTTCCTCTACCAATCATCACTTGAACTGACCAATTCAAGAGTATTCAGCCTGCCTTCTGTCATGCAATTTATATAATTTACGCCACATGCCAAATGTTCACCATATAGGAACTGACCAGCACAGATGCTCCCATATGCTTTGTTCATTGGGCAATAGGGAGCCCTTTCTCCAGGGTTCTAATGtgctcagaaagtgctgagctctGGGGTCTGTTTTAATTCAGGAAGAGAATGAAAGAACCAAACCATAAATAGTGGTGATGGCTCTCCTGTAATTACTGGAGAAAGTGAATTCTGAGTGTTTCACCTGAATTACTTTAATGCCCTTATCTTCACTTGCAGGTGGTTGATAACAGTCGAGTATGGTGTAATCTGCACAGCCAACTCAAGTGTGTTGAGATGTTTGCTGACTTCTCGAGAGACTTTGAgagatttatttttcaatttttttagctGCCTAGGTCTGAACAAATCATTGTGATTCCTATAGCACTACTCTATTTGGACTagattaccaagggatgtggGAAATTCTTCATCAGTTGGAGTCTCTATGTTGAAATTGTGTATGCCTCTTTTTCAGATACATTCTATCTCTGCCCAAAACAGGCTGGATTCAGCAGTCACTGGGTGGGATTATCTTGcccatgttatgcaggaggtcagagtacatgattataatggtcccttctggccttaaaatatacaaattgaatctatgaatctattttcaTAGACCTGACCATCACACATGAACAACAGATTGTTATGCCCACTTACTGAAAGATTGCACCATAAAAGTATTGCTGAAAACTATTTTTCTAGTGCAGAGTCCTTGGGACCACCTGCTTCTATAGGCAGAAATCAGCTACAGCATTATTGGTGTGCAAAAAACACCAGCTTCTCACCATTCACCAAACATGAAGGGCAATAACAAGAGCAGGCAAGATCTCCACAACTCCTTGAAGTATATAAGGCCTTGCTGAACTCAGGGGAAATCCCAAGGTTTCATTTGGCCCTGCTGGTAATAGCGGAAGGATGGTTGTAGGTACTTTTAAGAGAGCCTGTGAGGTATTGGTGCATCTGATGTGTTTGGACACCGGCAGATCTTGCTTGCCTATACAGTCAGATGTTTTTCTAGCTCAACAGTTTGGATCATTGGAAGCCAACCTTGCTGGTAGGGCCCTATTGGGCCAAGTGAGCCCTTGGaaaggagggatggggtttggggtACAGCATGGCTCCAACTCCTTCATTTCCAGATTAAATTTGGTATTTCCATTCTGTTTTGTTGGTTGAGAAAGATGGCCTATTTGTGAAGTAGGCCAGCAGAAGCCGTGTTTGAACACTAAGAATCCTTACCATGGCACTTCTGAGTTCCTAAGCCTATAGAACTCCTGGAGAAGGGTGCCCACCAGGGATAGTGCAGCTTCCCATGTTGCTGGTCCCAAGTCAGTCCTTGCATACTGGGATTCAGTACATTGGAAAAGGCTCCCGTTGCTTCAGGGTCCCCAAAAAATGATCTTGTGATTTGTGCTCCGCCTGCTAAGAATGTCCAGTCCATGAGTAGCCAGTTACTTTCTCCTCGTTCATTATAAAACGTTGGAGACTCCAGAGGCAAATAAATTGAAATGACTTGCCACGGCCCTCAATATGGGAGTGGAGGAATAGCAGGGCCTGGATTCTGGATTGTAGCAGGGAAGTTGAGCAATGGGGTTTGTGTGGGCTGATTTTAATCCCTTGAGCTGTTAATTCCTATGGTGTCCTCTGCATGTGGGGTTGGCTCTATGTCCTTTAGAGTATAGGGATCTAAATTATGAAATATTGGATTAGACATTTGCTTTGTGTTCAGTAAAAGTCTAGTTTCTTGTAAGTGTATTTTTTCTAAACTGCTTTAGAATTACTGCTGTTGGAACATTCCCTAGCTCCTGTCGTGTCATAAATGTAATAGTCACTTCAAGTGTTTTGCTGGTATAGACTAGAATTATGCTTATAAGAAGATATCATTCTAGATTTCTGTGTGTAAGATAGTTATCTGAGCCGCTGTAGCTTTGAATTTGCTATACAGACACCCCCTGACTTACGCAATCGTTCTGTTCTGGAAAGCCTTACACAAAATTTGTGTATGCACGTTGGAAACGTATACCCATACGTTACGCAAAAATTTCCGCAActtgaaaatcctatttctggcttatggaactttttccataagtgtgaATTTGCGTAATTCGGGTCTTGCGTaacccagggagcgtctgtaGCTATTATGTTCAACCTGAGGTCCTGCCACAGactaaaacaattatttttagaaaaaactAAGGGTAACCATACAGTTTCTGTAAGTGAGAGGTGAAAATACTAAATTATTAATATATGTAGACATTAAAGTAACTCTTCCCTGCACTGCAAATGAAAATGTCAGTAGATTTGGTTGTATGATGCAGCACAgaaaatgtgctttttttttttaattaaaaataagttgAGAAACTAGAGGTAAATCCTTCTGAAATACTGAATTTTTCAATGTAATTGTAAAGCTTACCCATACCGAGTTTCAGGATTATTAAAGTCAGAATAGTCAAGAGGCTGCTACTTTTTTCTACttatttggctgtttaaaatataaaaggtGCCCAGTCTCGGTTCTAGATGTTCTGACATACttgattttcacaaatatttaaattgatTGCTCACTCCACtgactaaatatattttattaaagattCTTTTGTAGATATTAAATACAGTCCTCTTAACCCTGTTTAAGTTTGTATTCTGCAGTGTAATATCTTTGACAAACTAGAGGGTTCCAAAGCAGATTAGTTTGGATGATTTTTTGCAAGATTAGCATGAGCTGCTGGAAGAATCTCTAGTTTGTGGATGGCTAGTGATAGTTTCCTTCCTGAAATTTCAAGAAAACTGTATTGGTTACATGTTCTTTAATGGTACAAAATGGACTAAAGTAAACTCTGGTATGACTCCATAAACTTCAATTTGGCTCTGTGTTCTCCGAACTGAATGAGACAATATTGCAGAATTTAAGATTTTGGGAACTATTTGAGGGTATTTGTGGAACTATTTGAGGGTATTTGTAAACAAACCTACTGAGCACATGGATTTCTTTCTGTGCCGTGATTAGATACTGGTGGGTtttctctacttttttttttttagaatagaCTGCAGTTTTCATAATGTAGCAGCTATGGTAAATTGGGGTAATTTAGTTGCCAGCCCGCAGTTTATTAGGAAGGCTACAATACAGACTCTGTTTATACCCAAAGTGCATTTAAGTAATAGCAGAGAGATGCGTGCATCTGTTAAGTGTTCGATCCTGTAATAAAATGTCTTGTCTTCTTCACTGATAACCCTCTGTCTACTTTATCAGACTATGCATTTGTTCACATGGAGAAAGAAGCAGATGCAAAAGTTGCCATCGAAAATCTTAACGGAAAGGAAGTGAAAGGAAGAAGAGTCAATGTGGAACTCTCTACTAATGTTCAGAAAAAGGGGGCAGGACAAAATGCCCAGGCAGGCATCAATGCTGACAAGAGCAAGAGAGCAAGTGTGGACTTTAGAGAGAAATATCAACCCAAGATCGACGGTTACGAGCAGCTTAGGCCTACAGACTCTACATATCCATCAGTCTCTGCAGGATACACTGCATCCTCGCTCTACGATTATCAGCAGCGCTTTGGTGGCACCAACACTTCAAGCAAATACAACTCCTTTGACACTCAGACAAGGCAAGCATCTCCCTCATATTTTGGAAGGGACAGAAGCCCAATTCGACGATCACCAACAAGAATCGGTTTTGCCACTGTGTCGCTACCCATGACAGCACAACCAGCATCCTACAGAGCTCAGCCATCAACCTCACTGGGTGCAACCTACAGAGCCCAGCCCTCTGCATCTCTCGGAATGTCTTACAGACCCCAGCCAACAACGGGACAGGCAGCATCTTACAGGGCCCAGCCCTCGACCTCACTTGGAAATACTTACAGAACCCAGTCCTCTGTTTCACTAGGAGCTTCTAATACCCAGCCTGCAGCCTCATCACTAAATTCCTACAGcgctcaggctgctgctgcttaCAACACCCAGGCTGCAGCTTCCCAGTTAGCCTCTTATGGGGTCCAGTCCACAGCAACACTAGCATCATCCTATGGAGCTCAGCCTTCAGCCTCGCATGCAGCCTCTTATGGTACTCAGCCTGTGGCTGGTTACTCAGCCTCCTATGGAGCTCAGCCAACAGCCACACATGCAGCCGCTGCCTATGCAGCTCAGTCTGCAGCTGGTCACACAGCCACCTATGGAGCCCAGCCTGTGGCCACACACGCAGCCGCCTATGGAGCCCAGCCTGCAGCCAGCCACTTGGCTTCTTATGGAGCCCAGCCTGTGGACAGCCACTCAACCTCTTATGGAGCCCAGCCTGCAGCTACTCTCTCAGCCTCATATGGAGCTCAGCCTGTGGCTGGCCATTCAGCCTCGTATGGCGCCCAGCCTGCAACTGCTCTCGCAGCCTCGTATGGCGCCCAGCCTGTGGCCGGTCATTCAGCCTCGTATGGCGCCCAGCCTGTGGCCGGTCATTCAGCCTCGTATGGTGCCCAGCCTACAGCTGTGCtctcagcaacctatggcacccaGCCTGCATCCACTCTGGCTGCATCTTATAGCAATCAGTCTGCAGCAGCTTCCTACAAATCACAGGTCTCTGCTCCACTGACCACACCCTATAGAACACAGTCTTCAAACTCAATGTCAGCTTCATATACAGCACAGCAGCCCTCCTCTGTTCCCTTGGCAGTCACTTTCAGAGCTCAGCCTGTGACCGCATATGATGGGCCAACCCAGCTTGGACAACAAGCAACCCCATATTTGGGACTGTCtcagtcttctgctgctgctgctgccatcgcACCACCATACGAACGCACCCGCCTTTCTCCTCCACGGAGTGCTGGCTATGACGATCCTTTCAAAAAATCATCTGCTTTGGCTAAAAGGTATGCTGCTAAGCCAGTGATAATACTTTGCACATAAATAGAGCCTCTCGTCCAAGGATCTCGATGTGCTGTCCAAGGGACTAGAGGCAGTCAGACTCAATACAAGTCTATTGGTCTTCGCCTTTATAAACTTGGTTCTGCTTCACCAAAAAGTGGAAATTCCCCTGCTAATACATTACACTAACTTACTGTTCTGGAAGCATtgacagggtgggaggtgaaactCGATGCATTATTAAAATGACAAAATGGCTTCCCGCTCTGGCAGTAATACAGATCCTTACAtagtccccccgcccccttacaaTTTTTTTGCTTCGGGTGCGTCTGGCTAGGGTGAAGGGTGGGATAATATGCTGCTGCACCCCTCTTACTGGTCTGCAGATTCTACTGGATATttatttagtgtttttttttcagttttgtgtgaAAGTTGCAAGATTGgcagccctggggcctggaaATTTCTTCTACCTAGGGCGTGTATACCCCAGCCAATGGCATTATGCACTCTACCACAGTGTGCCTTATCCCTCACTTGGAACTACAACCCTTAGGGCTAAGATGGGGAGTTGAGTTTCTCTCACAGGTTGGCACCTCTGTTTAAACTGCGACTGAAAGACTCAAACTACTGTCAGTTGTAGTGGTGCCGTGTTGTAGGTGCCTGCtctctaggaactggactgagaccaccgtTACTGACCTGGATTGGATTTTAACCAATGTCCTCAACCCCATAAGTCGTCAGACCAGTCCTCCCTATTTTCAATGCTTAATAAGTAAATGGGCTGCATTTGTTAAGAGAAATGGCAGGCATATCCAGCTCTTGCTTTCCCATGCGCTATTTACTTGCCTAAGAGTTGGGGGAAATTTAACATGTATATTTGAGGTATCCATCGAAGGAGGTAAAAGATAGCTAAGGAACTGTTCTGAAAAGAACTAATTAACCCACAAGTTCCTCTGGTTTGCCTTAGTGAGACACGTACTAATAGTGTTGCTCTGCGGGTATGGTCTTCACTGGAGAGATTCTGATCTCTCATGAGGGtctcctcaatatatatattGCTTAACCAGGCAGGGCGCTGTTAGGCCACTATCACGGACCCTTTTGTTTTATTCATTAAATGTCTCTTTTCTTGACCAGGTACAGTTCTGACCGCCGTTTATCTGACCTCTCAGATTACCGTCGTTTAGCAGACTCGCCACTTGTGTACCGTCATTCGCCGACAAAGTCCCCGCTGGATTATCGCCGTCTTCCAGAACCGCATTCCGACTATGCCCGTTATTCGGGTGCCTATGG carries:
- the RBM14 gene encoding RNA-binding protein 14 isoform X1; translation: MRPGVKLFVGNVPEEATAEELGELFTGAVGPVLGVALMKQFAFVHLRDEAAAVRAIAQLNGHQLHGRRIVVEPSRPRPTNTCKIFVGNVSAACTSGELRALFQQYGPVVECDVVKDYAFVHMEKEADAKVAIENLNGKEVKGRRVNVELSTNVQKKGAGQNAQAGINADKSKRASVDFREKYQPKIDGYEQLRPTDSTYPSVSAGYTASSLYDYQQRFGGTNTSSKYNSFDTQTRQASPSYFGRDRSPIRRSPTRIGFATVSLPMTAQPASYRAQPSTSLGATYRAQPSASLGMSYRPQPTTGQAASYRAQPSTSLGNTYRTQSSVSLGASNTQPAASSLNSYSAQAAAAYNTQAAASQLASYGVQSTATLASSYGAQPSASHAASYGTQPVAGYSASYGAQPTATHAAAAYAAQSAAGHTATYGAQPVATHAAAYGAQPAASHLASYGAQPVDSHSTSYGAQPAATLSASYGAQPVAGHSASYGAQPATALAASYGAQPVAGHSASYGAQPVAGHSASYGAQPTAVLSATYGTQPASTLAASYSNQSAAASYKSQVSAPLTTPYRTQSSNSMSASYTAQQPSSVPLAVTFRAQPVTAYDGPTQLGQQATPYLGLSQSSAAAAAIAPPYERTRLSPPRSAGYDDPFKKSSALAKRYSSDRRLSDLSDYRRLADSPLVYRHSPTKSPLDYRRLPEPHSDYARYSGAYGDYMHTARLHSNYQRRL
- the RBM14 gene encoding RNA-binding protein 14 isoform X2, coding for MEKEADAKVAIENLNGKEVKGRRVNVELSTNVQKKGAGQNAQAGINADKSKRASVDFREKYQPKIDGYEQLRPTDSTYPSVSAGYTASSLYDYQQRFGGTNTSSKYNSFDTQTRQASPSYFGRDRSPIRRSPTRIGFATVSLPMTAQPASYRAQPSTSLGATYRAQPSASLGMSYRPQPTTGQAASYRAQPSTSLGNTYRTQSSVSLGASNTQPAASSLNSYSAQAAAAYNTQAAASQLASYGVQSTATLASSYGAQPSASHAASYGTQPVAGYSASYGAQPTATHAAAAYAAQSAAGHTATYGAQPVATHAAAYGAQPAASHLASYGAQPVDSHSTSYGAQPAATLSASYGAQPVAGHSASYGAQPATALAASYGAQPVAGHSASYGAQPVAGHSASYGAQPTAVLSATYGTQPASTLAASYSNQSAAASYKSQVSAPLTTPYRTQSSNSMSASYTAQQPSSVPLAVTFRAQPVTAYDGPTQLGQQATPYLGLSQSSAAAAAIAPPYERTRLSPPRSAGYDDPFKKSSALAKRYSSDRRLSDLSDYRRLADSPLVYRHSPTKSPLDYRRLPEPHSDYARYSGAYGDYMHTARLHSNYQRRL